From the genome of Callithrix jacchus isolate 240 chromosome 7, calJac240_pri, whole genome shotgun sequence, one region includes:
- the LOC128932633 gene encoding microtubule-actin cross-linking factor 1-like, protein MSSSDEETLSERSCRSERSCRSERSYRSERSGSLSPCPPGDTLPWNLPLHEQKKRKSQDSVLDPAERAVVRVADALPSTFFCFPHCSLLRNAAAVSPIRSKRKSKTKRRKAQSFCDCVVWL, encoded by the exons ATGTCTTCCTCAGATGAAGAGACGCTCAGTGAGCGGTCATGTCGGAGTGAGCGGTCGTGTCGGAGTGAGCGATCTTACAGGAGCGAGCGGTCAGGGAGCCTGTCTCCTTGTCCCCCAGGGGACACCTTGCCCTGGAACCTGCCACTGCATGAGCAGAAAAAGCGGAAAAGCCAGGATTCGGTGCTGGACCCTGCAGAGCGTGCTGTGGTCAGAGTTGCTG ATGCCCTTCCGAGTACATTCTTCTGCTTCCCCCATTGCAGCCTTCTTAGAAATGCAGCAGCAGTCTCACCCATCAGgagcaaaagaaaatcaaagaccaAAAGGAGAAAGGCTCAGAGCTTTTGCGACTGTGTGGTCTGGCTATAA